Genomic window (Phragmites australis chromosome 5, lpPhrAust1.1, whole genome shotgun sequence):
GATCTAATCGTTCGTGCTTcaaaaattcaccaaaaaatataaaaataataaattaagtTGTTTGTTGTGCTTTTGTCTCTTTTCTTGACTTTTGGTGTTTATTTGCTTTATTTCCTTTTGCGATTAGATGCCGCCATCCCGAAAGAAGAATTTGTAGGTTTTCAGGACCATGACTTTGAGGATCTCGCTGAGCACCaaggtgaaggcaagttgtccttgatgcattttgatCATATGTTTTCCCTAAATGTTTTGTTTACAAAGTTGCATGAATATAGTTGTTGGTGGGAATCCTATGATAGGAAATAACTCGATATTCTCGTCTCTACCTTGTTTTCTCGATTTTGGTGGGTTCAAGGGTAGAGTTGCTTAGACATGCTTGGGAAAACACTTGGTATAATAATTTGATAATGGTTCTATGCAATATGAGATAAAAATGCTGATAATGTTTTTAGCAATATGGACTAGGAAATTGAGCAAGAGGTTGGGTTGGTTGCCAAGGGCAGGTGGATGGTAGTCTCGctcaagcctggtatgggacgggtctgaccaattaattagtcTCTCCTAACATAGTGTAGACCTAGTGGTGGAATGGGGAACAGATGGAATTTCCTTGGAACCGTAAGgggcaagagggggcttccattgttgaggaTATTTATGTCACGTGGCAGTGAAATCTCAATGGGTAGACACTTGTTGGGAGAAAttttgtaaaggtcttgtagtaAAAAAATCTAGCCGCACACCTCAGAACTGTGTAAGTGTTGGTCGGTACGGGCATAACGGATGATCATGTCTTgtaggtaaagtgtacaacctctgcaaaagtgtaaaattgatatatcagccatgctcatgaTTATGAGCGGCAAGGAATGCCACACATGATTATAATACAATATTTTCTTTGGATAACTCAGGTTGGTGGGCCATTCATGGTTATGGGAACCATGTTTGAGGTGGTCAACTTTAGTTGAGGTAGTTTATCAAGAATGTTAATTCTTGAGGTTATTTAATTTTAGTCTTTTACttatacttttattaaatattttttattaaaatttgcCTTTATGCAAATAAGCCCCTGCAAGTTTTATTATTGTGATTGCCTCCATTTCATTATTTTACCATAATTTGCGGAGTATGAGACGTACTCACACTTGCAATAACCACAATGCTCAGTCGGGGAATATTCTGAGGATTTCTCGAAGGATGACATGTTTTGAGGAGGTGCTCTATGTCAGCTGCCTACGGGAATGGGAGAATAAAGGATCTACGAGTCTGTGGCACCCAGTCAGGCATGGATGCAATGGATCATATGAATTAAGACCTTTGTATCGACAGACCTTATGCTGTAATCTTAATCGATGTATGATTGTGATGTTATTCTATTATAATCTATATGTATCAACTACTAATATAGAGACTGACACACAAAGTATAAAGAACCAAGATCAGGGTCCAACAGCAATGAGGCAAAACCAACAGACCGAATagaatatgagcaatttgatgTCCAATTAACTTAATGTAATGCAATATTGTGATACTGATTCATATCATTATCCAGTAAAAATGTTATTTGTATTCGAAACAAGGTTTACAAAACTATTTGGCACTCGAAAACAGGGacctaatgatttttttatattcacaaaaactagaaaatttggtcaaaattcggtgagaatttaGACAAATTGACTCGATCAAATTTGTATATCAGAGACAAAAACCAATTGAATCGAGTCAGTGAAAACCGATCGAATACCACCAAAAATCGAGCAGAGTCTCCGATTTACCAAGcgaattttctatattttccaCATTTTGAACGAATGCATCGAAAACTGGTCGAATTTCCCGATTTGCCGAGCgcatttctcgaatttcagtgaagttcataaaaaaccaaaaaaatagctcaaccttggaaaatcaataactaattcatatgagtttcaaattaagtgaaacaaattttgttgatttccttgtaacatgtACATGgtaaaaagtatttatactcataaaaaagctgaatattttttaagaaaatgtatttgctaaacctagttaaatgcataattaattctttgctaatccaaaaatcatgaaaccaatttttttagtcttcttacatgatcctatgtctttgaAAAAGACacgaactcatgaaatagttattttaacaagcaaaattagtgaaaatgtgttgcaactagattaattcttaactaacccatcacacctccaaaattagtgaaaccacttttattagtttacttataatattctttatgtaggaaaaataatgataaaagTTAATtgcagtgttgtttcttaacatgttcactttatgcttgtgaactttgtaaacataatggagaaattaataaaaacctaaatgaagtgaaataaattttaaagatcatcttaagatatgccctacacaaaaaaatatatctgtttgcatgttaagctttccCTTAACATGATGGgtcaaatcatcatgttcatacgGCCTATTttagcatttttctttttttaaacttcctctccatgaaatatgatgctaacgatattatttttgattttttttttttttttgcaaaaggtcttagaattgtgtctagtatttttagaattttttgtgattttttattttttgaattcaaattcgaaaaccggTTGAATTCATAATACGGTGTAGACCGAATTGACCAaatattgcaaattttgaataattttcaACAAATTTTGGAACCCTAATTTGGAATCGAGCAGCACTAGATTCAAATCAAATTTATAATTTGGAACAGATCTGTACATGGTCGATTGCACTCTATATTTGCTTGTTTAGCTTACAACTATACTTGTCACGCCTAAACTTAGGTAGCCTTAGTTTGATTAGGCAATGTTTGATTGCTGTTAGCATTCTAATTTGCCTAACTTTTTAGCCTCATAGTCCACTTGTCATAGATAGAATATTTTGCCAAAGTTTTCATGTGATTTTTCTGTGTTGTGTCAGATTTTGAAGCGTCAAGCTTTAAATGACGGGTTTAATCGCCCCAAATTGGTATAGTTGTTTCTGTTATTCACTGAACTCACTTAAAGGTGGAAACTTTGATGACTTCTGCTACCTAGAAGCTGGTTTGGTTATATTTAACAGCTGGGCCAACGTTGGATTTTTACTGGTTTTAATAAGAAAATTGCTGCATATTCTTGTCTTGCTACATCGGGCCGAAAGAAGCACTGGATTTATGCCAAGCATGAATGTGGGTCATAATGAATTCCTCCGTCAACCTTTCTAAAGTTTAACCAATTATATGTTTGAAACTATATGGATttatcatataaaaattatatcattaGATCGGTCGTTAGAAATGCTTCCGTAATATCATAATTTTATTGTTATatcttaatataaattttaaaaaatagtggcCAAAGATACATCTCAAAAACCGTGCAAAAATAGAAAACGTCAAGTAAAAAAAGAATGAAGGTAGCATGAGTACTCTGGCTTGTGACCCCTTACTGTACAAGAAATTGGGCGATAGTTGGCTATGCTGGCTAGACTGCAAGCAAATAGTCTGTTACAGATTTGGGCTCTGTATTTATCTGTAGGTTTGACTTAATGGATGTTGGATTAATGTGGTTTATCATGGAAGCTTTGGGTATGGGTTCTTTGTTGAATTAATGTGGTTTATCATGTTAGTGCTGCTGGATTCAGTTCTGTTTTTGTGCGTTTTGGGGTTACTCTTGTGATCTCGCTTCTGTTATTCCAGCTAGCATTAGTTGGCTCTGGATGCGTTCTTTCTTGAACTAAAATAGTAGAACGCATCAATGTGAAGGTGTTATGTTAGTTGTGGATTTGTTGGGTCACTCTTTACTAGGTTTATTGTTGCTGCTAATCTTGATTCTTGAGCGAAGTGTTATGCCGTACTAAGAAACTATATTGCTGATGTGTGAAGGGATGAAAGGTTTAGAGACATGAAAAATCTCACCGATCTTTCTATTAAACTTGTTGAAAATAAGAAGTGCGATATTTTTGAAGTTGTATACAAACTTCTCAAATTAGTGCTAATTCTTCCTATAGTAACAGCTAGTATCGATAGGGTGTTTTCTTCATGACTTATGTGAAGAATAAGCTAAAAAACAAATTTGAAAGCTAATATATGAATAATTGTTTGATCGTATTTATTGAGCGAGACTTTTTTTATAAGTTGAGGATGATGCCATCGTAGCTACATTTTAAAAGATGGAGAAACTTAAAGTTATATTGTAATTTCAATTTTTATAATTCTTTTTATTACTTTAGATGTTTTCATTGTTATGAACAATTTGTACTTCAGATATGGTCAATTAtcattgtttaatatttataattatCGAAAAAATAGCTATGTATAATTTAGTATATACACCCAGCTTCAAAATCCTGCACCCGCCACTgcttaataacaatatagtcagaggggagaggaggagaatgcTTGACCAACAATGTACCCTCAATGGCTTTTTTAATTAGGAAGGCATTTTAGGCTAATTTTTCTGCATATGTTGCATGCCTTGTACTGTTTTATGTGAATTCAGTTGCATGCTTGACATCGAGGGTACATCTTGTTTCTTTTTGGTTACCATTTTACTAGCAACTTATATATCTTCCTGCTTGTCCTTGCAGAGAAACTTATTGTCCTGCTACGAGATGCAAGAAAGTTGCTTAGCACCCTCTGCTCATTTGATCAGTTTGGTATGCTACACTGAGATCACCACAAGCTTGTTTTTCTTAGCATTCTTACCTCCACAGCAAATGCTGTTGTTCAAGGTGCTTGTGAACGAGTATTTGTTGGGGAACTATACTGTGATGTTCCCCTTGGTCTGTATGTCATCCGTGGAGAGAATCTTGTTTTAATTGGTGAATTGGTAATGATAACTTCTGCAAAGTAGATAAACCTGACAGAACTCATATCTCTGTATTCATGTTTTGTCTTCACGATCCTGCTCACTTCAAATATATTCATGTTTTGTCTTCGGCATTGGATTGAGCATGGCCGTGAAAAGGATGAACTCCCTGCTCAAATGACATGTGTTTCAGTAATAAGGGCAAGTGTTTGTACTGTTTCCTAGTATTGTTCTATGTAAAGTTTTTTGCCAGTCGCTTGCTCTGTTCAGTTATTTCCTCCTTTTTAATGTTCTGTCCTTTGTATGGCTTTCACTGGTTTATCTCACTACTTTACTTCTTGGCTTAGCAGTAGATCCACGAGGGTCTTTGTTAACAACTTTTAGATCATAATGCTATTGTGGTACCCTGAGGATGCATGTTAGCCTGGGCAGTGGTCTCAATCATCGATTAATGGTTCAGAAAAGA
Coding sequences:
- the LOC133917918 gene encoding sm-like protein LSM1B, with protein sequence MAEDDQRKPPKDLWHGIKSLPGFDGVHLAHYYAHFCEKSSISWAFYGLDVSDKLVLVARCMLDIEEKLIVLLRDARKLLSTLCSFDQFANAVVQGACERVFVGELYCDVPLGLYVIRGENLVLIGELHGREKDELPAQMTCVSVIRASVCTAEKAEKEARDLKGSIRKMMEFLDFD